ATCGTGGCTTAATCTATCCACGCAAAAACTTTGAAGCTCTAGCCCAACTGGGTCTCCTAGGGTTACTTGTGCCCCAGGAGTGGGGAGGTCTGGGCGAAAGCCATACCTGTGCAGCGATGGTCGTGGAAACCATTGCCCGTTACGGCTGCCCGAGTACGGCGATGTGCTACGTGATGCATTTGGGAGCAACAGCCGCTGCACTATTCCGCGCAGCAGATAATCTAGAACTCCAGTCTGTTTTGCAACGGCTGGATCGAGATGTCTTCATTGGAACCTTATCTTACTCTGATCCAGAAACCGGATCCCATTTTTGGTATCCGGTGTCGTCCCGTGCCGAGCGCACTCAGGATGGATGGTCGGTCTTCAAAAAAGCTTCCTGGACAACCTCAGCAGGTTTTGCTGATTGGTACATTGTGCAAACGAGCAGCCCAGATTTTAATGGCGATTATTCTGATTTATCTTGCTTCCTGATCTACAGCAACGAAGTACAGGCAGAGCCTCAAAAATGGGATGCCCTTGGTCTGCGCGGCAACCAGTCAGGAACGCTGTTGGTCGATGGCGTAACGGTACCTAGCGATCGCATGGTTGGCCCTAAGGGAGATGGAGCCTATTCCAACGATGAAATCGTCGATCCCTTTTTCCTGCTTTGTTCATCCTGCTGCTGGAATGGTATCGCTCTGGGCGCAATTGACATTGCTA
The DNA window shown above is from Candidatus Obscuribacterales bacterium and carries:
- a CDS encoding acyl-CoA dehydrogenase family protein codes for the protein LRAIALTSASSTGIHSMTHTKTWQSEPYWGLGFDFDPQWHLTPAQQALQEQLIELCATTLRPNAIESDRGLIYPRKNFEALAQLGLLGLLVPQEWGGLGESHTCAAMVVETIARYGCPSTAMCYVMHLGATAAALFRAADNLELQSVLQRLDRDVFIGTLSYSDPETGSHFWYPVSSRAERTQDGWSVFKKASWTTSAGFADWYIVQTSSPDFNGDYSDLSCFLIYSNEVQAEPQKWDALGLRGNQSGTLLVDGVTVPSDRMVGPKGDGAYSNDEIVDPFFLLCSSCCWNGIALGAIDIAKRHTTRKKHVDVGMRVADYPTIQDYVGEAIMDTNAARSFSFSMAKLMDELTNNCDWSIHSQDPSALPRAAHLHWYWQIKFIAAKNVAHVCDKMLHACGGTGFKKDL